The sequence ACGGCACGTCGGCCTCGGCGAGCAGCACGTTCATGTGACCGGGCATGCGCCCCGCGACGGGGTGGATCGCGAACACCACCTCGATGCCGCGCGCCTCGAGCTCGCGCTGCAGTTCGGCGACCGTGTGCTGCCCCTGCGCGACCGCGAGCCCGTAGCCCGGCACGATGATGACCTTCTGCGCGTACCCGAGCAGCACCGCGACGTCTTCGGCGCTCGACGAGCGCACGGGCCGGTCCGAGACCTCCGTCGAGCCGGCGGTCGACCCGCCTCGGAACGCCCCGAACAGGATGCCCGAGACGCTGCGCCCCATGGCCCGCGCCATCGCGCGGGTCAGGATGGTTCCGGATGCCCCGACCAGCGTCCCGGCGATGATGAGCAGCACGTTGCCGAGCACGAAGCCCGAGGCCGCGACCGCGAGCCCGGTGAAGGCGTTGAGCAACGAGATGACGATGGGCACGTCGGCACCGCCGACGGGCAGCACGAGCAGCACGCCGAGCACGAGGCCGGCCGCGAGCACGCCGATCGCCGCCCCGAACGGCGCGTCGATCACGACCCAGATCCCCGCCGCGATCCCGCCGAGCACGATGAGCCCCATGAGCACCGGCAGGCCGGGGAACACGATCGCGCGCGCCGACATGAGGCCCTGCAGCTTCGCGAAGGTGATGATCGAGCCGGCGAAGCTCACCGCACCGATGAGCAGGGTCAGCACGATGGCGAGGCGCGTGCCCCAGTCGACGGCGTGGTCGAGCTCCAGCAACGCGACGAGCGCCGCGGCACCGCCGCCGACCCCGTTCAGCATCGCCACGAGCTGCGGCATCTGCGTCATCTGCACCCGGCGCGCGACGGGCCAGGCGATCGCGGTGCCCACGGCGATCGCACCGAGGATCCACGGGATGTTCTCGAGCCGACTCGAGAGGAAGACGGTGATCACCGCGACGAGGGCGCCGAAGGCGCCGACGAGGTTGCCCCGGCGCGCGGTGCGCGGCGCGCCGAGTCCCTTGAGCGCCAGGATGAAGCAGACCGCGGCGACGAGATAGAGCAGCGCGCTCCAGGTCGGGTCGAGCACGCTCACCGGCCGGCCTCCCGGTTCGTCGTGTCGCCCGGAGCATCCGCAACCGCCCCAGCCGGTTTCGCCGGTCTCGACCCGCGGAACATCTCGAGCATGCGGTCGGTCACGACGAACCCGCCCACGAGGTTCGCGGTCGCCAGCACGACCGCGAGCAGGGCCACCGCGAGCACCCACGGGTCCTCCGCCTGCCCGGCGACGATGATCGCACCGATCACCACGATGCCGTGGATCGCATTGGTGCCGCTCATGAGCGGGGTGTGCAGCGTGCTCGAGACCTTGGAGACGACCTCGAAGCCCACGAAGACGGCGAGCACGGTGATGGTGGTGAGCGCGACGGCGTCCATCAGGCGCCTCCTTCCGTACCGGATGCGGGTGGTTGCGCCGATGTGGCGGATGTCTCGGGCGGAGCAGATGCCGGCGGCGGCATGTACACAGCGCGCGGGCCGGATGCCTCGGCGAGCGCCTCGGCCGTCGGCTCGTGCCGCACCATTCCGGCATGAGTCAGTGCGGCGCCGGCGACGACCTCGTCATCGAAGTCCGGGAGCAGCTCGCCGTCGACGGTCATCAGCTCGATGAGGTTCGCCACGTTCTTCGCGTAGAGACGCGACGCGTCGGACGGCATGCTCGATGCGGCATCCTTCATGCCGACCAGCGTGACGGCACCGCCGTGAACGGGTACCCGCACGTCCGCGCCCGGAATCGCGCCCTCGACGTTCCCGCCCGACTCCGCCGCGAGGTCGACCACGACCGAGCCCGGCCGCATCGCGGTCACCATGTCGGTCGTGACGAGCCGGGGCGCCCGCCGACCCGGGATCGCGGCCGTCGTGATGAGGACGTCAGCCTCGGCGACGTGCGGCGCGAGCAGGCGCCGCTGCAGCTCGGCCCGATCCGCGCCGAGCTCGCGCGCGTAGCCGCCCGACGCATCCGCCGCATCGAGGTCGAGCGAGACGAACGTGCCGCCCATCGAACGCACCTCGTCCGCGGACGCCGCGCGCACATCGTTCGCCGACACCCGCGCCCCCAGCCGCTTGGCGGTCGCGATGGCCTGCAGCCCCGCGACGCCGGCGCCCAGGACGAGCACGCGGGCCGGCGGGATCGTGCCC is a genomic window of Agromyces protaetiae containing:
- a CDS encoding NAD(P)(+) transhydrogenase (Re/Si-specific) subunit beta; this encodes MSVLDPTWSALLYLVAAVCFILALKGLGAPRTARRGNLVGAFGALVAVITVFLSSRLENIPWILGAIAVGTAIAWPVARRVQMTQMPQLVAMLNGVGGGAAALVALLELDHAVDWGTRLAIVLTLLIGAVSFAGSIITFAKLQGLMSARAIVFPGLPVLMGLIVLGGIAAGIWVVIDAPFGAAIGVLAAGLVLGVLLVLPVGGADVPIVISLLNAFTGLAVAASGFVLGNVLLIIAGTLVGASGTILTRAMARAMGRSVSGILFGAFRGGSTAGSTEVSDRPVRSSSAEDVAVLLGYAQKVIIVPGYGLAVAQGQHTVAELQRELEARGIEVVFAIHPVAGRMPGHMNVLLAEADVPYEALREMSEVNGEFTQADVALVVGANDVVNPAAKTTPGSPIYGMPILEVGDARQVVFLKRSMRPGFAGIENELLYEPQTTLLFGDAKDSLGKVLTAVKAL
- a CDS encoding NAD(P) transhydrogenase subunit alpha; protein product: MDAVALTTITVLAVFVGFEVVSKVSSTLHTPLMSGTNAIHGIVVIGAIIVAGQAEDPWVLAVALLAVVLATANLVGGFVVTDRMLEMFRGSRPAKPAGAVADAPGDTTNREAGR
- a CDS encoding Re/Si-specific NAD(P)(+) transhydrogenase subunit alpha — translated: MRVGIARERLEGERRVAATPETVRQLIGLGLEVVVEQGAGEASGHSDASYAEAGAQPAVDLDLASIDVLAHVRPLDPVTVGRLRRGAITVGLASPASELATVRALAEAGVTAFALELVPRISRAQSMDALTSQALIAGYRCVLEAAMRLPRLFPLSMTAAGTIPPARVLVLGAGVAGLQAIATAKRLGARVSANDVRAASADEVRSMGGTFVSLDLDAADASGGYARELGADRAELQRRLLAPHVAEADVLITTAAIPGRRAPRLVTTDMVTAMRPGSVVVDLAAESGGNVEGAIPGADVRVPVHGGAVTLVGMKDAASSMPSDASRLYAKNVANLIELMTVDGELLPDFDDEVVAGAALTHAGMVRHEPTAEALAEASGPRAVYMPPPASAPPETSATSAQPPASGTEGGA